The Knoellia sp. S7-12 region ACTGCCCGCTGAGGTCCAGCCCGAACCGACCGAAGAGGACGCGGATGCCCATGGCGATCACGATGCCGAGCCCCAGACCGATGATCGATCCAATGAGCCCGATGACCATCGCCTCGAAGAGGACCGATCGCGCCACCTGACGTCGGGTCGACCCCAACGCCCGGAACAGCGCGAGCTCACGAGAGCGCTGGGCGACGAGGATGCTGAACGTGTTGACGATGAGGAAGGAGCCGACGACCAGCGCCACCCCGGCAAAGATCAGCAGGAACGTCGTGATGAAACCGAGCGCCTCCTGGATGTCACTCGCGGCTGCCTTGGCGGCTGCCTTGGCGGCCGCGTCGCCGGTGACTGCCTCGACGCCCTCGGGGAGCTTGGGCGCCACGGCATCGCGCAGCTGCTCCTGGCTGGTGCCGGGCGCTGCCGTCACCCAGATGTCGGTGTAGGCGTCCTTGCCCTCCATGAAGAGGGAGCGGGCCTGCGCCGTGTCGAAGATGGACAGGCTCGCACCGGCAAGCCCGCCGTCCATCGTTGCGATGCCGACGAGCCTGGCCCGGATTCTCGGCTCGGTGCCCGAGCTGACGATGTTGACCTGCTCGCCGATGAGGTAGCCCGCCTTGTCCGCGGTCTTGTCGTCGAGGACGACCTCGGCCGGTCCCTTGGGCCAGCGGCCGGCATCGAGCGTCAGCGGCTCCAGCCCCTTGGCAGCCGGTCCACCGGTGTGGTTGAGCCCGAGCCCCGGCGGGCCGAAGCCGCCGATGAGCTTGCCGTTCTTCCCCACGACGAAAGTGCCGAAGTTCGTGATGTTGCCGTCGACCCGGGCGGCACCCTCGACGCCCGCGAGCTCCTTCACGAGCGGTCCCGGGAGCGTTGCGGTCGAGGGTTGCTGCTCGATGTCTGCATCCCCGGCCACCGGACGCACGACGACGTCACCGACCGAGCCGTTCATGATCGAGTCGAAACTCTTGCCGAGGGTGTCGGTGAAGACGAAGGACCCGGCGACGAAGGCGACGCCGAGGATGATCGCGAAGGCGCTCATGAACAGCCGCAGCTTGCGGGCCATGAGGCTCTTCCAACTGGCACGGAGCATGGTCAGCCCGCCACGAACGAGTCGATGTTCTTCATCGTCTCGAGGATGAGCTCGGGCGTTGGCTCACGCAGCTCGGTGACGATCTTGCCGTCGGCGAGGAAGACCACGCGGTCGGTGCAGCTGGCTGCACCCGGGTCGTGGGTGACCATGACGATCGTCTGTCCGAACTCGTCGACGGAGCGACGCAGGAATCCGAGCACCTCGGCGCCCGAGGTCGAGTCAAGGTTGCCGGTGGGCTCATCGGCGAAGATGATCTCGGGCCGACTCACGAGTGCCCGGGCGCAGGCCACACGCTGCTGCTGACCACCCGAGAGCTCACCGGGCCGGTGACCCAACCGGTCGGCGAGCCCGATCGTCGAGATCACTTGGTCGAACCAGGCACGGTCCGGCTTGCGCCCGGCGATCGACAGCGGCAGGAGGATGTTCTCCTCCGCGCTGAGCGTCGGGATGAGGTTGAACGACTGGAAGACGAAACCGATGTGGTCGCGCCGGACCTTGGTCAGGTCCTTCTCCTTGAGTGCGGTGAGCTCGATGTCGCCGAGGTGCACCGAACCGCGTGTCACCGAGTCCAGCCCGGCCGCACAGTGCATGAGGGTGGATTTGCCGGAGCCGGACGGGCCCATGATCGCAGTGAACTCGCGACGGTTGAGGTCGAGGCTCACACCTTTGAGGGCTGTGACGGCGGTGTCGCCGGAGCCATAGGTCTTGACGAGGTCGGTGACACGAGCGGCAGCCCGAGCCGGAGCGGTGATGTCGCGGCGTTCGGGAGCGAGGTCAGTGGTCATGGTGATCACGCTAGGTGGGCGAACGGCATACGCGCTGTGGGTTTTTCCACCCAGCCGACCCTGAGATGTCCCCGGGCACTCAGGGTCCCGGGTCACCGTCCGCACTGGTGCCCGACATCGTCAAGCTGAATCGGTCATGGTCGCGGTTCGTGACCCTTCGACCCCCAGCCACCGCACCGGGTCGTCGATGACGCGCTGGAGCTGCAGGTAGGCCGCACCCAAGGCAGCCGGCGCCGGGTGCGGCTCGGCGGCCCGAACCGTGGGTGGTGCCCACGCGGACGACAGGACCCGCTGGTGCAGGGTCTCCTCGACTTGGGGCCGGACGAGCTCAGCGACCTCTCGCAGATCTCCGCCGAGGACGACCACGGGGACATCGACGACGTTGATGACCGCCGAGAGCGCGTGACCAAGGGCCCATGCGGCGCTCTCGACTGCGGACACCGCCAGCGCATCACCGTCGCGGGCGCGCGCAGCGAGTTCGGCGGCGGTGGCGTCCGGAGACAGACCGGCGGCGGCAAGCAGGGCGCGCGTGCCGGCATACAACTCAAGACACCCGGTCGACCCACAGACGCACGAGGGACCGTGAGGGTCCACGCTCACGTGGCCGATCTCGCCGGCCCAGCCGTGACGACCGGGGAGCGGCTGGCCGTCGATGACGATGGCCCCACCGATGCCGATCTCGCCGGAGAGGTGGATGAAGTCGATCAGGCCGCTGGAGTGTCCCGGCCGGTCGAGGCTCACGGCTGCGGCAGCGAGTTCGGCCTCGTTGCCCACGGTGAGTGGTCCCGCGCCGAGCGATTGTGTGTCGAGGTAGTCGCAGAGGGTGACGTCGGACCAGTCGAGGTTGGGCGCGCGCAGCAGCAACCCGTCGTCACTGGTGACGATGCCGGGGACGGCAAGGCCAGAACCCACGATGCGCAGCCCGGTGGGAGCGGCCTTCAGTGCCTCTGAGCCGAGGGACCTCAGACGCGAAAGCACCTCTGCCGGAACGGATTTCGTGAAGTCGCCCGTCTCGATACGTTCGACGAGGACCTCTCCCGAGAGGTCGACGACCAGGGCTGCGAGGTGTCCGACGTTGACCTGCAGTCCGAGTGCCGCAAGGTGCCCGGCCCGAGCTGCGAGTGGCGTGCCGGGAC contains the following coding sequences:
- a CDS encoding ABC transporter ATP-binding protein, which encodes MTTDLAPERRDITAPARAAARVTDLVKTYGSGDTAVTALKGVSLDLNRREFTAIMGPSGSGKSTLMHCAAGLDSVTRGSVHLGDIELTALKEKDLTKVRRDHIGFVFQSFNLIPTLSAEENILLPLSIAGRKPDRAWFDQVISTIGLADRLGHRPGELSGGQQQRVACARALVSRPEIIFADEPTGNLDSTSGAEVLGFLRRSVDEFGQTIVMVTHDPGAASCTDRVVFLADGKIVTELREPTPELILETMKNIDSFVAG
- a CDS encoding ROK family protein encodes the protein MPTSLPARRNAAAGPASVALAGVRAANLARVVATVLAAEMPPTRSDVATAMGVTRATASRLVDDLLNGGVLAEQEATSHGAGERSGVRRGRPGTPLAARAGHLAALGLQVNVGHLAALVVDLSGEVLVERIETGDFTKSVPAEVLSRLRSLGSEALKAAPTGLRIVGSGLAVPGIVTSDDGLLLRAPNLDWSDVTLCDYLDTQSLGAGPLTVGNEAELAAAAVSLDRPGHSSGLIDFIHLSGEIGIGGAIVIDGQPLPGRHGWAGEIGHVSVDPHGPSCVCGSTGCLELYAGTRALLAAAGLSPDATAAELAARARDGDALAVSAVESAAWALGHALSAVINVVDVPVVVLGGDLREVAELVRPQVEETLHQRVLSSAWAPPTVRAAEPHPAPAALGAAYLQLQRVIDDPVRWLGVEGSRTATMTDSA